One Eublepharis macularius isolate TG4126 chromosome 6, MPM_Emac_v1.0, whole genome shotgun sequence DNA segment encodes these proteins:
- the IKZF5 gene encoding zinc finger protein Pegasus, translated as MGEKKPEPLDFVKDFQEYLTQQTHHVNMISGSVSGDKEAETLQGAGTEGDQNGLDHPSVEVSLDENSGVLVDGFERTFDGKLKCRYCNYASKGTARLIEHIRIHTGEKPHRCHLCPFASAYERHLEAHMRSHTGEKPYKCELCSFRCSDRSNLSHHRRRKHKMVPIKGTRPSLSSKKMWGVLQKKTSNLGYSRRALINLSPPSMVVQKPDYLNEFTHEIPNIQTETYESMTKPTETGGLPRDPQDLMVDNPLNQLSTLAGQLSSLPPENQNPPSPDVVPCQDEKPFMMQQPAAPTIIPAVATSIPRSSPPTSPDPRPAHTQRNYSPVAGPSSDHSAHASTPSISNSQPSTPAPTLPVQDPQLLHHCQHCDMYFADNILYTIHMGCHGFENPFQCNICGCKCKNKYDFACHFARGQHNQH; from the exons ATGGGTGAAAAGAAACCAGAACCTTTGGATTTTGTAAAAGATTTTCAAGAATATTTGACTCAGCAGACTCACCATGTGAACATGATTTCAGGCTCTGTTAGTGGGGACAAGGAAGCTGAGACTCTTCAAGGTG CAGGGACAGAAGGTGATCAGAATGGATTAGATCATCCTTCAGTTGAAGTCTCGCTGGATGAAAACTCGGGAGTATTAGTAGATGGATTTGAAAGAACTTTTGATGGAAAATTAAAGTGTCGCTATTGTAACTATGCCAGCAAAGGAACAGCACGTCTCATAGAACATATCAGAATCCACACAG GTGAGAAGCCACATAGATGCCATTTATGCCCCTTTGCATCGGCCTATGAACGTCACCTGGAAGCTCATATGCGATCACATACTggtgaaaaaccttataaatgtgaACTGTGTTCCTTCCGTTGTAGTGACAGGAGCAATTTGTCACACCATCGTAGGCGTAAACATAAAATGGTGCCTATAAAGGGTACAAGGCCTTCCCTTAGTAGCAAGAAGATGTGGGGGGTCTTGCAGAAGAAGACCAGTAACTTGGGGTACAGCCGAAGAGCACTAATTAACTTGAGTCCACCTTCCATGGTGGTTCAGAAGCCAGATTACCTTAACGAATTCACCCATGAAATTCCAAACATTCAGACTGAAACATATGAAAGTATGACAAAGCCAACAGAGACTGGTGGGTTGCCGAGAGACCCACAAGATCTTATGGTAGATAATCCTTTGAACCAGCTTTCCACATTAGCAGGACAGTTGTCTAGTCTGCCTCCTGAAAACCAAAACccaccttcccctgatgttgtacCATGTCAAGACGAAAAGCCTTTTATGATGCAGCAGCCTGCTGCACCCACTATCATTCCAGCTGTGGCAACAAGTATTCCTCGGAGCTCGCCCCCTACAAGCCCTGATCCTCGTCCTGCACATACTCAAAGAAACTACAGTCCAGTGGCAGGTCCTAGCAGTGACCACAGTGCCCATGCCAGTACTCCAAGCATAAGTAATAGTCAGCCAAGTACTCCTGCACCAACTCTTCCAGTTCAGGATCCTCAGCTTCTGCATCACTGCCAGCACTGTGATATGTATTTTGCTGACAATATTCTTTATACTATTCATATGGGATGTCATGGATTTGAAAATCCTTTCCAGTGTAACATCTGTGGCTGCAAGTGTAAAAACAAATACGATTTTGCTTGCCACTTTGCCAGAGGCCAGCATAACCAGCATTGA